One Deinococcus sp. LM3 DNA segment encodes these proteins:
- the trxA gene encoding thioredoxin, with the protein MSDILTCAHCGARNRVQTVPDAQVPVCARCGQPLPWLVTGTDATFTQDIRASVPVIVDFWAPWCGPCRVIAPALEALAQERAGKLKVVKVNVDDHPQAPGLHAVQGIPTLLVFRDGEVAGRQVGAVGLPELRAWLERSVPTK; encoded by the coding sequence ATGAGCGACATTCTGACCTGCGCCCACTGCGGCGCCAGAAACCGCGTGCAGACCGTCCCGGACGCACAGGTACCCGTGTGCGCCCGCTGCGGCCAGCCGCTCCCGTGGCTGGTCACCGGCACCGACGCGACCTTCACGCAGGACATCCGGGCGTCCGTGCCGGTCATCGTGGACTTCTGGGCCCCCTGGTGCGGCCCGTGCCGCGTGATCGCCCCCGCCCTGGAAGCACTTGCGCAGGAACGCGCCGGGAAACTCAAGGTCGTGAAGGTGAACGTCGACGACCACCCGCAGGCCCCCGGCCTTCACGCCGTGCAGGGCATCCCCACCCTACTGGTCTTCCGGGACGGCGAGGTCGCCGGGCGTCAGGTCGGAGCCGTAGGCCTGCCCGAACTGCGGGCGTGGCTGGAACGCAGCGTGCCCACGAAGTAA
- a CDS encoding metal-sensitive transcriptional regulator produces the protein MTTHTPPDPPTPAPPLTETDTRVLLRLRRIEGQVRGLQRMIEEGRDCHDILTQLSGVRSALDAAGEQILEQYAGGCRARPGEAVTPQDVVRAVKLLRR, from the coding sequence ATGACCACCCACACGCCCCCCGACCCCCCGACCCCCGCGCCCCCCCTGACCGAAACCGACACCCGCGTCCTGCTGCGCCTGCGCCGCATCGAGGGACAGGTGCGCGGCCTGCAACGCATGATCGAGGAAGGCCGCGACTGCCACGACATCCTCACCCAACTCAGCGGCGTACGCAGCGCCCTGGACGCGGCCGGCGAGCAGATCCTCGAACAGTACGCCGGAGGCTGCCGCGCCCGTCCCGGCGAGGCCGTCACGCCGCAGGACGTCGTCCGCGCCGTGAAACTGCTCCGCCGTTGA
- a CDS encoding DUF4157 domain-containing protein, translating to MRQDGHGQPLAPGAQATLARLMGTSVADVRVIRNVNVLPALQAARAEALTVGRTVFLSPDTRLDTPAGAALAAHEMTHALRRDQGSFVPEVLRRAAGPARPDAHDEEGVALATEHAAHPATGPLRLPGIPAPWEPLPWEADPSPPAPAPRPAATSVTPSPIRPSPAPPTALPSMPPPPPAGGAWVHAAAVDRPAAPAPAAAERQGDGAAVGRRAPVAAAVDLDQVAREVYARLRERLSTELRRV from the coding sequence GTGCGGCAGGACGGACACGGGCAACCGCTGGCACCGGGCGCGCAGGCGACCCTGGCCCGGCTGATGGGGACGTCCGTGGCGGACGTGCGGGTCATCCGGAACGTGAACGTCCTTCCCGCGTTGCAGGCGGCGCGGGCCGAGGCACTGACGGTGGGCCGCACGGTGTTCCTGTCGCCGGACACGCGGCTGGACACACCGGCCGGAGCGGCGCTGGCCGCGCACGAGATGACGCACGCACTCCGGCGCGATCAGGGGTCGTTCGTGCCCGAGGTGCTGCGCCGCGCGGCCGGCCCGGCCCGCCCGGACGCACACGACGAGGAGGGCGTGGCCCTGGCGACCGAGCACGCCGCGCACCCGGCGACCGGACCGCTGCGCCTGCCGGGCATTCCCGCTCCGTGGGAACCGCTGCCCTGGGAGGCCGACCCGTCCCCACCCGCCCCGGCGCCCCGTCCGGCGGCGACGTCGGTCACGCCCTCGCCCATCCGACCCTCCCCGGCCCCGCCGACGGCCCTGCCGTCCATGCCGCCGCCCCCACCGGCTGGTGGAGCGTGGGTGCACGCGGCGGCCGTGGACCGGCCCGCGGCTCCGGCTCCGGCCGCCGCGGAGCGTCAGGGCGACGGCGCGGCGGTGGGACGCCGCGCGCCGGTGGCCGCGGCGGTGGACCTCGATCAGGTGGCGCGTGAGGTGTACGCACGGCTGCGGGAGCGGCTGAGTACCGAACTGCGCCGCGTGTGA
- the kynU gene encoding kynureninase: MTNIDATNTDVQTAQPQPTSLHARINAALTGAAIPTDLLDLDARDPLARKRDEFMLPGGVVYLDGNSLGALPRAVPERLQQVAAQEWGDALIRSWSAGAGEGRDWMNLPDRVAAKIAPLIGALPHEVAVTDTTGVNTFKVLAAALKLAPAGRRVILTDAENFPTDLYIAQGLLDLLGGGYELRRVNPDALGEHLTADVAALLLTEVDYRTGRRLDMAAITAQARAAGVLTVWDLAHSAGAFPVDLRGAGADFAVGCGYKFLNGGPGAPSFLFVSERHLGAVNAAPVAISGWMGHADPFEMDRAFTPAPGARRFVPGTPMVLSLSALDSALDVFAGVDLHALRAKSLSLTDTFIRLMEPLCARFPLTLVTPHEHARRGSQVSYRHPQAREVMADLIGGGVIGDYRTPDILRFGFTPLYHSHADVARAVAGVQAALEARA, encoded by the coding sequence ATGACGAATATTGATGCGACGAACACTGATGTCCAGACCGCCCAGCCTCAGCCCACCTCCTTGCACGCGCGGATCAATGCGGCGCTGACCGGGGCCGCCATTCCCACCGACCTGCTGGACCTGGACGCCCGCGACCCGCTGGCCCGCAAGCGCGACGAGTTCATGTTACCGGGCGGCGTGGTGTACCTGGACGGCAACAGCCTGGGGGCGCTGCCGCGCGCCGTGCCGGAGCGGTTGCAGCAGGTCGCGGCGCAGGAGTGGGGCGACGCCCTGATCCGCTCGTGGAGTGCCGGGGCCGGAGAGGGGCGCGACTGGATGAACCTGCCGGACCGCGTGGCCGCGAAGATCGCCCCGCTGATCGGCGCGCTCCCGCACGAGGTGGCGGTCACGGACACGACGGGCGTGAACACCTTCAAGGTGCTGGCCGCCGCGCTGAAACTGGCCCCGGCGGGCCGCCGCGTGATCCTGACGGACGCCGAGAACTTCCCCACCGACCTGTACATCGCACAGGGACTGCTGGACCTGCTGGGCGGCGGGTACGAGTTGCGGCGCGTCAACCCCGACGCGCTGGGCGAACACCTGACGGCGGACGTGGCGGCGCTGCTGCTGACCGAGGTGGACTACCGCACGGGCCGCCGCCTGGACATGGCGGCCATCACGGCGCAGGCGCGCGCGGCGGGCGTCCTGACCGTGTGGGACCTGGCGCACTCGGCCGGGGCGTTCCCGGTGGACCTGCGCGGCGCGGGCGCGGATTTCGCGGTGGGCTGCGGGTACAAGTTCCTGAACGGCGGCCCCGGCGCGCCGTCCTTCCTGTTCGTCTCAGAGCGGCACCTGGGCGCCGTGAACGCGGCCCCCGTGGCGATCAGCGGGTGGATGGGGCACGCCGATCCGTTCGAGATGGACCGTGCGTTCACGCCCGCGCCCGGCGCGCGCCGTTTCGTGCCGGGCACGCCGATGGTCCTGAGTCTGAGTGCCCTGGACAGCGCCCTGGACGTGTTCGCGGGCGTGGACCTGCACGCGCTGCGCGCCAAGAGCCTGTCGTTGACCGACACCTTCATTCGCCTGATGGAGCCGCTGTGCGCCCGCTTCCCGCTGACGCTGGTCACGCCGCACGAGCACGCGCGGCGCGGCTCGCAGGTCAGTTACCGGCACCCGCAGGCGCGTGAGGTCATGGCGGACCTGATCGGGGGCGGCGTGATCGGCGATTACCGCACGCCGGACATCCTGCGCTTCGGGTTCACGCCGCTGTACCACTCGCACGCTGACGTGGCGCGCGCCGTGGCGGGCGTGCAGGCCGCGCTGGAGGCCCGCGCGTGA
- a CDS encoding tryptophan 2,3-dioxygenase family protein, whose product MDFTRSLSYGDYLQLDILKSAHRPVTDAHDEHLFIAVHHVSEVWLDLIIRELRAAMDQLAQGITDAPLKGLTRVVRAQEQLTNAWEVLKTMTPADYLSFRSAFGQASGFQSASYRMVEFLLGNRHAVLARPHEHRPDLHGPLTEALQTPSVYDLTLRLLAARGLPVPPEVLARDLTLPPTLNEDVLNAWITVYRQPDTYWDLYELAEKLLDVEDNFRRWRFNHLTTVERTIGFKSGSGGTSGAGYLRRALETVLFPELWEVRTRL is encoded by the coding sequence ATGGACTTCACCCGTAGCCTCAGCTACGGCGACTACCTGCAACTCGACATCCTGAAAAGCGCGCACCGGCCCGTCACGGACGCGCACGATGAGCACCTGTTCATCGCCGTGCATCATGTCTCGGAGGTGTGGCTGGACCTGATCATCCGCGAGCTGCGAGCCGCGATGGACCAACTGGCGCAGGGCATCACGGACGCGCCCCTCAAGGGCCTGACCCGCGTGGTGCGCGCCCAAGAGCAGCTCACGAACGCCTGGGAAGTCCTGAAGACCATGACCCCCGCCGATTACCTGTCGTTCCGCAGCGCGTTCGGGCAGGCGTCTGGCTTCCAGAGCGCCTCGTACCGGATGGTGGAATTCCTGCTCGGGAACCGGCACGCGGTCCTGGCCCGCCCGCACGAGCACCGCCCGGACCTGCACGGCCCGCTGACCGAGGCGCTCCAGACTCCCAGCGTGTACGACCTGACGCTGCGCCTGCTCGCCGCGCGGGGCCTGCCGGTTCCCCCGGAAGTGCTGGCCCGCGACCTCACCCTGCCGCCCACCCTGAACGAGGACGTGCTGAACGCCTGGATCACCGTGTACCGCCAGCCCGACACCTACTGGGACCTGTACGAACTGGCCGAGAAGCTGCTGGACGTCGAGGACAACTTCCGCCGCTGGCGCTTCAACCACCTGACCACCGTGGAACGCACTATCGGCTTCAAGAGCGGCTCCGGCGGAACCAGCGGGGCCGGGTACCTGCGCCGCGCCCTGGAAACCGTGCTGTTCCCGGAACTGTGGGAGGTCCGCACCCGCCTCTAA